The following is a genomic window from Hymenobacter chitinivorans DSM 11115.
TTCGATGACCGAAAGCATCCGCAACGCCCAGCTCAACCACGGCCTCACCGACGAGTTTATGCTGGCCGAGGGTGACCTGGAAGTGCGCGAAACCGAGCACAAAACCCAGACCAGCACGGTGTTGATGATTGACATCTCGCACTCGATGATTCTCTACGGGGAGGACCGCATCACGCCGGCCAAGAAGGTGGCCATGGCCCTGGCTGAGCTCGTCAAGCAGAAATATCCCAAGGACTTCCTCGACGTCATCGTGTTTGGCAACGACGCCTGGCCCATCACCATCAAGGATTTGCCCTACCTGGAAGTCGGCCCCTACCACACCAATACGGTGGCCGGCCTGGAGCTGGCCCTGGACCTGCTGCGCAAGCGCAAAACGGCCAACAAGCAGATTTTCATGATAACCGACGGCAAGCCCACCTGCCTGAAGGAAGGCAACGGCTACTACAAAAACAGCTTCGGCCTGGACCGCAAAGTCGTCAACAAGACCCTGAACCTGGCCGCCGCCGCCCGCCGCCTCAAGGTGCCCATCACCACCTTCATGATTGCCTCCGACCCGTACCTGCAGCAGTTCGTGGAAGAATTCACCCAGGTAAACCAGGGCAAAGCCTATTACAGCAGCCTCAAAGGCCTGGGCCACCTGGTGTTTGAGGACTACAAGCGCAACCGCCGTAAAACGCTGTAGACAAAGTGTTTTTGAATGTAAAAAAAGGCCGTGCTGCTCAGCAGCACGGCCTTTTTATGTAGCGCGAACTGTGTAGTTCGCGTGCCAGAACGACCATCGTTGAAACGGTGCGGGGCACGCGAACTACACAGTTAGCGCTACTGCGCGCCCAGCGTGCGGGTGCCGGCGTAGTAGTAAAGCTCGGCCCGGGTTTTCTCGTAGCCGGCCCGCAGGCTTTCCTGCTTGACGCGCAGCTCGATGAGCTTGGATTCGCGGGCGTTGATGAGGAAAATCGTGCTTTCGCCCAGCTCAAACTTCTGCAGCTCGGCCTGCAGCAGGGCGCGTTGATTGGCAATGGTCTGCTCCTGCAGGGCCAGCTGCCGCTCGTAGGCCCGCAGCGTATTATACACGGCCTGCACCTGGTTGACGATGGTGCGCCGGCTCTGCTGCTGCTCCAGGGTGGCGTCCTGCACTTTCAGGCGGGCTTGCTGGAGCTTGCCGCGCTCCTGCCGCAGAAACAGCGGGAAGGCAAAGTCCACGCCCAGCTTGTAGTTGTCCCGGCCAAAGTCGTAGTAGGCGGGCACTTCGGGGCGGTAGAAGTCGCCGCGGCTGAGCAGGGTGCCGCTCACGCTGAGCTTGGGCTTGAGCAGCTCCCGGCGGTAGCGCTCCTCCACGCCCAGCTGCCGGATTTTGGCGTCGAGCTTGAGCAGGGTGGGGTGGGACGCGGCGGCCTGGCTTTGCAGCTGTCTAAACTGGGTTGTATCCACCCGCACCAGCGTGGGGCGCTGGGGCAGGGCGTAGGCGGGCAGCTCCACGGGCTGGGCATCCTTGTTCCACAGGTGATTGGAGAGTAGCAGGCGGGCGTTTTGCAGCTCCACACGCAGCTGCTCGGCCTGCAGCTGGCGGTCCTGCACCGTAATACGGGCCTCCACCGAGTCGATGGGGGCTTGGTCGCCGAGCCGGGCGCGGCGGCTGGTGGCCCGGAAGCGGGTATCGGCCAGGGCCACGCCTTCCTGCACCAGGGCGGCCTGCTG
Proteins encoded in this region:
- a CDS encoding vWA domain-containing protein, with protein sequence MSAGFRFRDFVPEESSEKGFETLFKLFMQLVTITSGDVAEALSWLNELDKQYGLTDNDYGMGNFIEDLKKKGYIDENEQEKGAFKITSKTEQGIRKSALEEIFGKLKKGNSGNHRTPQTGQGDELSTDIRDFRFGDSLEQISMTESIRNAQLNHGLTDEFMLAEGDLEVRETEHKTQTSTVLMIDISHSMILYGEDRITPAKKVAMALAELVKQKYPKDFLDVIVFGNDAWPITIKDLPYLEVGPYHTNTVAGLELALDLLRKRKTANKQIFMITDGKPTCLKEGNGYYKNSFGLDRKVVNKTLNLAAAARRLKVPITTFMIASDPYLQQFVEEFTQVNQGKAYYSSLKGLGHLVFEDYKRNRRKTL
- a CDS encoding TolC family protein, with amino-acid sequence MTTVFSFAARLRQTLGGLLLGLLLGLPNVASAQTVRLPQREAGLDAAPVQTRQLAADQPVADTARVFSLQDLADLVFANHPLVKQAALLSADAQAQVLAARGGFDPKLGSGFDRKLFGGTDYYNKWANELKVPIWPGGIELKAGYDRMVGTYVNPEYRTPADGLAGVGLSVPLGQGLLIDARRSTLRQARIMVAAAEADQVKQINEVWLQAVKDYWNWYYAAQQAALVQEGVALADTRFRATSRRARLGDQAPIDSVEARITVQDRQLQAEQLRVELQNARLLLSNHLWNKDAQPVELPAYALPQRPTLVRVDTTQFRQLQSQAAASHPTLLKLDAKIRQLGVEERYRRELLKPKLSVSGTLLSRGDFYRPEVPAYYDFGRDNYKLGVDFAFPLFLRQERGKLQQARLKVQDATLEQQQSRRTIVNQVQAVYNTLRAYERQLALQEQTIANQRALLQAELQKFELGESTIFLINARESKLIELRVKQESLRAGYEKTRAELYYYAGTRTLGAQ